One genomic segment of Ascochyta rabiei chromosome 20, complete sequence includes these proteins:
- a CDS encoding Hydroxyacid-oxoacid transhydrogenase, translating into MTLSTAIRIAPSRAARAVNLLRTVQFTHPSSCPCHANPNHHNQTPSTIHQARRHLATPVDYSQQKEYAFEMAASSVRFGPGCTKEVGMDFKNMGSKRVMVVTDQNVRKLDAMKQVVEGLTREGVEFEVYDKVRVEPKDSSIKEAIAFAKPWKPDAFLAVGGGSVIDTAKLMNLYTTFPDADFLDFVNAPLGKGLPIPSKLFPLVAVPTTAGTGSETTGTAIFDLVSKRAKTGIAHRNLKPTLGIVDPLNTRTMPSAVHASSGLDVLCHSLESWTAIPYYERTPRPQNPINRPAYQGANPISDIFSLQALRDTVKYLPRAVKDPEDHEAQSQMLLAATLAGVGFGNAGVHLCHGMSYPISGQNPGYKHAGYAVDHTIIPHGVSVAVTAPAVFKFTGASNPERHLAAAEAFGVDISNVKRESAGEVLGEALADFLVKLGDQPRGLKALGFGNEHVDGLVEGTIPQQRVLMLAPHLETELDQQREQLRRLFEEALEY; encoded by the exons ATGACGCTGTCAACCGCGATCCGCATAGCACCCTCACGCGCTGCCCGCGCCGTGAACCTCCTTCGCACCGTCCAATTCACACACCCGTCCTCGTGTCCGTGCCATGCCAATCCCAACCACCACAACCAAACCCCCTCCACCATCCACCAGGCCCGCCGACACCTCGCAACACCCGTCGACTATTCGCAGCAGAAGGAATATGCGTTTGAGATGGCCGCCTCCAGTGTACGCTTCGGACCGGGATGCACGAAAGAAGTAGGCATGGACTTCAAGAACATGGGCTCCAAGCGCGTCATGGTCGTCACCGATCAGAATGTACGCAAGCTCGATGCAATGAAGCAGGTTGTCGAGGGATTGACAAGAGAGGGTGTTGAGTTTGAGGTGTATGACAAGGTGAGGGTGGAGCCGAAGGACAGCAGCATCAAGGAGGCGATTGCGTTTGCGAAGCCGTGGAAGCCGGATGCGTTTCTGGCGGTCGGTGGTGGTAGTGTGATTGACACGGCCAAGTTGATGAACCTGTACACCACGTTCCCTG ACGCCGACTTCCTCGACTTTGTCAATGCGCCTCTCGGCAAGGGTCTGCCCATTCCCTCCAAGCTCTTCCCTCTCGTTGCCGTCCCTACGACCGCAGGAACAGGCTCGGAGACCACCGGCACCGCCATCTTCGATCTCGTGTCCAAGCGCGCAAAGACCGGCATTGCTCACCGCAACCTCAAACCTACGCTCGGCATAGTCGACCCTTTGAACACCCGCACCATGCCCTCGGCTGTCCACGCGTCTTCAGGCCTCGACGTGCTCTGCCACTCTCTCGAGTCCTGGACCGCAATCCCCTACTACGAACGCACTCCGCGACCGCAGAACCCCATCAACCGCCCCGCGTACCAAGGCGCAAACCCCATCTCCGACATCTTCTCCCTCCAGGCGCTCCGCGACACGGTAAAGTACCTGCCGCGCGCCGTCAAAGACCCCGAAGACCACGAAGCACAGAGCCAGATGCTGCTCGCGGCGACACTGGCCGGCGTGGGATTCGGCAACGCAGGCGTGCATCTGTGCCACGGCATGTCGTACCCCATCTCAGGCCAGAACCCGGGGTACAAGCACGCCGGCTACGCAGTCGACCACACCATCATCCCGCACGGCGTCTCGGTCGCCGTCACCGCGCCCGCCGTGTTCAAGTTCACGGGCGCATCGAACCCCGAGAGGCATCTGGCCGCGGCCGAGGCGTTTGGCGTCGACATATCAAACGTGAAGAGAGAGTCGGCGGGCGAGGTGCTCGGCGAGGCGCTGGCCGACTTTCTGGTCAAGCTGGGTGATCAGCCGAGAGGGCTCAAGGCTTTGGGCTTCGGCAACGAACATGTGGATGGCTTGGTCGAGGGCACGATTCCGCAGCAGAGAGTGCTGATGCTCGCCCCGCATTTGGAGACCGAGCTGGATCAGCAGAGGGAGCAGTTGAGGCGGTTGTTTGAGGAGGCGCTGGAGTATTAG